Below is a genomic region from Deinococcus arcticus.
GTGGCAAAGGGACCAGATCGGCGGCCATCACCGGCTGCGGCGTCATTTTTGACGTACCAGACACGCTGACCAATGTTAATAGTGGTGTTCAGGACTCCGGCAGGGGTGGTGCAGCTGCCGTCCGAGACCGTGCCGGAGATGGTGTCGGCCACCCCGCCGTCCCCGGCTTTGGGGTCAAAGGCCACGCTGCCATCCGGATTGGCCGTGACATTTCCGCCCCGGGCGCTGGTACCCGCCACGGTGGCGCTCAGGGTGGGCGCCGGCTGGCCCTGCGTGGGCACTGCCTGCACCCGGGCCAGCAGCCCCTGACTGGCCGGGACCGTCAGGGCCGTATTGCCGATGGCCGAGACCGCTGGCGCGGCGTACTCGGTGATGATGAAGTCGCCGCCCAGCTTGGCCCGCCGCACGGTATTGCCCGCCGTGGTGACCGAGGGAATGAATTTGAGCCCGGGCCCGGTGGAGGTCGTGCCGCACAGCGCGGCGATCTCGGTGGCATTCAGGGCGGCGGCGCGCGCCGCCGCCTGACTGCCCAGCGCCTGTTCCTCGGCGCTTTCGGTGACGCGGGTCAACGAATCGTCCACCGCTTCAAACATCATGCTGAACGAGAACGGGTCCTCGGCCGGGGTGGCCTGCAGCGGCACCTTCATGGCGAAGGTCACCAGTCCATCAAACTGACCAGCGGCTGGATTGGGCGGCAGGGCCCGGCTGCCCGGCGTGTTCACGTTGCGCACCACGAAGCCGTAGGGAAACAGGCGGGTCACCCCCAGGGCAGCCGGCGTGGTGGGCGTCTGAAAGCGCGCCGGATCCACTTCCTGTTCGGTAAAGATCTGCAGGTCCTCGCCGCCCGGCAGCAGGCGCGCGCCGCCGGACAGGGGATCGGGCGCCATCCCGTGCGTGGGCAGGATGGTGGGCGCAATGGCCGGGTTTGCAGCGGTGCCGTCAAACTTCAGAAACGAGCTCATCGGCGTCTCGCCCACGGTGCCCGGGGTGCTGGCCGCAATGAACGTCAGGTTGGACCGGGCCTGCGGCGAGGCCACCCCGGCACTGGTGGCATTGCGCACACGGAAAGTGGCGTACAGGTGCCGGTGGCCGCCCGCACCCCGCGTACCCGTGGTAAACGAGCCCCGGGAAGCCAGTTCCAGCTGCACCCCACCGGCCGTGGTCAACCCCTGGCCTTGAAGGCCCGAGCGCACCGACTGGGCTGAGGCGGTCATCGTCTCTGCGCCAATGTTCTCGAACCGGATCTCCACCAGTCCCAGGGCATCTCCCAGACCGGGTGTGGGGGCAGGAGCAGGCGTGACCGGAGGGGCCGGCGGCGTGACCACAGGCGCGGCCACTGGCGGCGCTGGGACAGGGAGGACCGGCGCCTCCACTCTGGTGCAGCCGACGAGCAGGCCAAGCCCCAGCAGGGCCGTCAGCGAAGTGCGCCGCATGGTGTTCTGGTAGGTCATCAGCAGGAACTCCCCAGGAAGGTGGTGGGGGCCGCCGCCGTGCCCGCCGTACGGACGCGGCACACCGCTACAGGACTGGCCCCGGCGTAAGTACTGCCCGACAGCGTGGCCACCTGCACCGCTGTGCCGGCAGGAAGGGTGCCCTGCAGCGCGGCGGCGCGCTGGCTGACGGTCTGGGCGCCGGGCGTGGTCTGTTCTTCCAGGCTTTCGCTGACCCGGGGGGTGGTATCTTCTGCCGCCTGCAGCAGGATGCGCACCTGATAGGGATCATCGGCGGCTGCGCTTTGCAGTGGCAGGCGGTAGGCAAAGGTCACCCGGCCGTCAAACTGACTGGCCCCGGGATTTGCCGGCAGCGTGCGGCCCACGCCACTGACATGGCGCACCACGAACCCATACGGAAAGATGGTGCTCACCCCGGCGTCTGTCACGGCGCTGCCCTGAGCCCAAGTGGCCGGATCGGCCTCGGCCTCGGTAAAGAATTGCAGGTCCGCCGCGTGGGGGCGCACCAGGGCCCTGCCCTGCAGGGGGCTGTAATCCATGCCGTGGGTGGGCAACAGGTTCAGCGCAATGGTGGGATCGGCCGGGGAAGTGTCGAAGCGCACGAGCCGGGTGATGGCCGTGCCCTGAAGGTTGCCCGGCGCGCCTGCAGCAAAGAACGTCAGCTGCTGCCGTGCGTCCGGGTAGGCAGCCTGCGCGGTCTGACTGGCATTGCGCACCTCGAAGGTGGCCGAAAGGTAGCGCTGGCCCCCCGCGCCACGCGCACCCACATCAAACGCGCTGCTGGCCAGCGCGCGCACCTGAATGCCCCCAGGCAGGGTGGTGATGGCCTGGGGCGACAGGGCGGCCCCCAAGGGGCGCAGCGACGCCGAAACCGGGCCCGTGCCCAGCCCACTGATCGTCAATTCCATCAAACCCAGAGGCTGCGGCGCCGGGGCGACCGGTGCCGGCACACCCGCGCACCCCGCCAGAAGCGCGGTGGGCAGGAAGAACAGCGTCGTGCGGCCACGGATCAGGACTCGCGCGCCCAAAGACCCGGGCCTTACCACTCCTGCTGTCCAGGGTCAAACAGGCCTGTACCGGTGATGGCCACGCTCTGGGCCAGGGTGACCACTGTCCATGGGCCCAGTTCACGAACCATGGGCGGCTCGTAGGGCATTAGCAGCGGGACGAGGGGCTGCTCATTTTCTAAAGGCTTCATCAATATAACTCTAATCTCCATGCCCTCTCTGAAACCTGACTGCTCACCCAGAAGACAGGCCTTCTGTCTGTCAGAGGCGCCGGTATGGCAGCCGTCCCACTTGCTTGCTGCGCCTGCAAAACCTGCCGGGCGCCTCCCAACCGGTGGCCACAGGGGAGCAATGGCAGTTCTTCCGTGCAGCACGGCATCCATGAGGACTTGATCAAATTGCCGTCCAGGACAACGTTTTTTGGACCCCTCCTTGCGAAAGGGCGTGCTGGTGGGCGTTCCTGGTTCTGGTCCCTCTTCCCAAGCGCAGCGTCATATGTCATGCTGCTCACCATGACGAAAAAGTCTGCGAAAGCCCCCGCCAAGAAGACTGCGGCCAAGGCCGCTCCCGCCGCGAAAGCTGCCGCTCCCAAGCGCGCCGCTGGCGAGAGCAACAAGGTCGCCAAGACCCAGCTCGTGGAAATGGTCGCTGACCGCACCGGTCTGACCAAGAAGCAGAGCGAGGAAGCCGTGAGCGCCATGCTGGACGTTGTGGTGGGCGCCATCAAGGGCGGCCAGAGCGTGGGCCTGCCCGGCCTGGGCACCCTGAGCGTCAAGGCCACCGCCGCGCGCACCGGCGTGCGCCCCGGCACCTCCGAGAAGATCCAGATTCCCGCTGGCAAGAAAGTGGCCTTCAAGGTCGCCAGCACCCTCAAGGGCAACCTGTAATTTCAGGCTCCTTGCCAAGCGCGCCCGTCTGGGCGCGTTTTTTTGGTTCCCCCTGACCCGCAGGTGAGGGGCGCGGCGCGGCCCCGTTCATGGTGCAGGGATGCGGCTGTCATGTCCGGCAGGCACAGTGGGCAGCACGAGGCGTGGGCAGGCCAGCCCCCTTTTTCCCGGAGGTGATCCATGATTTCCATTCGCCGTGACGATGCTGCCGCCCTGACTGGAGAGGTGCTCAGTAGCGACGACCCGCGCCTGCACCCGGGGCAGCCCGTGCGGCTGACGGTGCGCACTCTGGGCGGCAAAACCTGCCTGAAGATGCAGGGCCGCCCTGTGACGCTGGCTCCACCGGCTGACACAGACCAGGCCCTGAATGTGGACCTGAGCTGACCCTCTCTTCTGGGCCTAACGGTGGAGCCGCTTGGGCCAGTTGATGGTGCGGCTCTGGCGCCAGAATCCCACAAAGGCGTCCACCTGTTCCAGAAAGGCTTGAAAACTGCCCGATTTCACCATGTACGAGCTGGCGTGCAGGGTATAGGCCCGCTCAATGTCCCCGGGCTGCGAGGACGTGGAGAGCATCACGACGGGAATGCAGCGCAGCCGCGCGTCTTCCTTGAGGGCTTCCAGCACCTCAAAACCCGACATCCCGGGCATGTTCACGTCCAGCATCACCACGTCGGGCAGCTCGGTGTGCTGGCGCAGGGTGGCCAGGGCCTCGGGGCCACTGCGGCAGGTTTCAATCTGCAGTTCGCCGCTGTGCTCGGCAAAGACTTCCTGGGCCAGCAGCAGGTCGGCAGGGTTGTCGTCCACCAGCAGCACATGAAAGGGGCGCGTCATCGCTGCCAGGTGCGCCGGGGCGGATGGCCAGCGCAAAAGTCAGCGCGGACCGCAGCGCAGAGAAGAGAGACACGGATCATGGCCGCACTATACGCACTGGCCCGATCTCCACTGTGGAAAACCCCACCAGGAAGGGGCAGCGCCCAGCGCTTCCAGCCTTTCGCTGCGTGCCCGGCCCTGCTGCCCGGCCCCGTCGCCCGGCCGGGGCGTTCGTCCGCTATCCTCGGGCCACACAGAACTTGTCCTGTCCTGGTTGCGCGGCCTGCCCTGGTCTGGGGACCGCCCAGCCGACAACTGGAGTGTGCTTTCTGGTGCCCGAAGCCCTGCCCCTGTCCACCCTGAACCGCCTGAGTCCCCAACAATTCGCCGCCCATTTTGCGGGCGTGCTGGAACACTCGCCGCATTACGCCGCGCAGGTGGCGGCCGCACGGCCCTACAGAGACGCCGAGAGCGTGGCCCAGGCTTTTGCCCACGCCGTCCAGGCCAGCGCCCCGGAAGAGCAGCTGGCCCTGATCCGCGCGCACCCCGATCTGGCCGGCAAGGCTGCCCTGGCCGGCGAGCTGACGCCCGAAAGCACCCGCGAACAGGCGGGCGCAGGCCTGGACCGCCTGAGCCCGGAAGAATACGCCGAGTTTCAGGCCCTGAACGCTGCCTACCACGCGCGTTTTGCCCTGCCCTACGTGGTGTGCGTGCGCGAACACACCAAGGCCAGCATCTTTGAGGGGGCCCGGCGCCGCCTGGGCCACACCCCAGAGGAAGAACGCGCGGCGGCCCTGCACGAGATAGGCCGCATTGCCCGGCTGCGGGTGCTGGACCTCGTGGCCCCCGAACCCCCCCACCCCCAAGGAGCCGCCATGACGGTGAAGGTCAAGCTGGGCGAGAACAATTACGGCAAGGCGGACGTGCGCCTGTTCAAGGTTTTCCGGGACGGCCCGCGCCACGACATCAAGGACGTACAGGTGCGTGTGGCCGTCACCGGGGACTTCGAGGCCGCCCACACCGGGGGCGACAACACCGGGCTGGTGGCCACTGACACCATGCGCAACACCGTGTACGCGCTGGCCCGAGACGGCCTGACGGAGAGCGTGGAAGCGTTCGGCAAACACCTGATCCGGCATTTCGTGACCCAGGGGCCCCGGGTGGAGCGCGCGCGCGTGACCTTTACGCAACACACCTGGGCCCGGATGCCCAGTGGCGGGCAGCCCCACGACCACGCCTTTGTACGCCAGATGCCCAAGCACACCGCCTGGGTGGAGGGGGACGGTCAGGGCTTCACGGTGGAAAGCGGCATAGAAGAGCTGTACATCCTGAAAACCACGGAAAGCGGCTGGGCCGGCTTTCACCGCGACGCCTATACCACCCTGCCCGACACGCACGACCGCATTCTGGCCACCGTGGTCAGCGCCCGCTGGACCTACGCCGCGCCCGAGTGCGATTACGACGCGGTGTGGCAGGCGGTGTATACGGCGCTGCTGGACACCTTTCCCGATCACTTTTCGCCCTCCATGCAGCGCACCCTGTACCGCATAGGCGAGGCGGTGCTGACCCGCTGCCCGGAGATTGAGCGCATTCACTTTTCCTTTCCCAACCGCCACCACATCCTGTATCCGCTGGAGCGTTACGGCCTGGACAACCCGGGTACCATCTTTCACGCCGACGCCGAGCCCTACGGCGTGATTGAGGGCTGGGTGGAGCGGGCGTGAGCGGCGCCGGGCTCAGCACCCATGTGCTGGACACCGCGCGGGGCCGCCCAGCGGCAGGCATCCGGCTGGAACTGTTCCGGGTGGGCGAGAGGCGCGAGCGGCTGTGCGGGGCCGTAACCAACGCCGACGGCCGCACCGACGCCCCCCTGATCGCCCGGGGTGCCCTGAGGGCCGGCACCTACGAACTGGTGTTTGAGGTGGCTCCCTATTTTGCCGACCTGACCGGGGGCGACGCGCCCTTTCTGGACGTGGTGACCCTGCGTTTCACCGTGGCGGATGCCGGCGCGCACTACCATGTGCCGCTGCTGGTGTCACCGTGGGCATACAGCACGTACCGGGGAAGTTAAGTCGCTCGCTGTTGATCTTTAGATCAACCGAGCGGTCGGGGACAGCGGCGCCGCAGCGCGAGTCTCGAACAAAGGACGTTGCACCGGGCGTGAAGACTTTTCGGTGCTCTCCTAAACAGTCGCACCATGAGGGGCAACGTCCTTAGGGAGGCAGGCGGGCCAAGAGGTCGAGACAGGCCCCCCCCCGACTTCCCGACCTCCTGACGGTATGCAGGCCCTCGCCCCTCTCACAGGCCCTACGCCACCCCGGCCAGCAGCGTATTCCCCACCGCCCGCCGCACCCCCTGAATGTCGAAGCCGCTGTGGCGCGAAGGGTGCACGCGGTTGGTCAGCAGCACCCAGGCGCGGCCGTGGCCGGGGTCCACCCACAGGCCCGTGCCGGTAAAGCCGGTGTGGCCAGCCGCCTGCGGGCTGCACAGGCTGCCGCCGCTCCAGCCGGGGCAGGCCTGCACAAAGGCCAGCGTGCGTTCGGGGGCCTGGGGCTGCAGGGCCAGGGCCTGCGCCGCGCGCCCCAGCCAGCCGCCGCGCAGCAGCAGTTCGGCCTGTGCCAGCACGCCGTCCAGGGTGCCGAACAGCCCCGCGTGCCCAGCCACGCCGCCCAGGGCCGCCGCGTTCTCGTCGTGGGTCTCGCCGCGCAGCAGGCG
It encodes:
- a CDS encoding HU family DNA-binding protein, with amino-acid sequence MLLTMTKKSAKAPAKKTAAKAAPAAKAAAPKRAAGESNKVAKTQLVEMVADRTGLTKKQSEEAVSAMLDVVVGAIKGGQSVGLPGLGTLSVKATAARTGVRPGTSEKIQIPAGKKVAFKVASTLKGNL
- the uraH gene encoding hydroxyisourate hydrolase, with translation MSGAGLSTHVLDTARGRPAAGIRLELFRVGERRERLCGAVTNADGRTDAPLIARGALRAGTYELVFEVAPYFADLTGGDAPFLDVVTLRFTVADAGAHYHVPLLVSPWAYSTYRGS
- a CDS encoding response regulator, which produces MTRPFHVLLVDDNPADLLLAQEVFAEHSGELQIETCRSGPEALATLRQHTELPDVVMLDVNMPGMSGFEVLEALKEDARLRCIPVVMLSTSSQPGDIERAYTLHASSYMVKSGSFQAFLEQVDAFVGFWRQSRTINWPKRLHR
- the pucL gene encoding factor-independent urate hydroxylase, producing the protein MPEALPLSTLNRLSPQQFAAHFAGVLEHSPHYAAQVAAARPYRDAESVAQAFAHAVQASAPEEQLALIRAHPDLAGKAALAGELTPESTREQAGAGLDRLSPEEYAEFQALNAAYHARFALPYVVCVREHTKASIFEGARRRLGHTPEEERAAALHEIGRIARLRVLDLVAPEPPHPQGAAMTVKVKLGENNYGKADVRLFKVFRDGPRHDIKDVQVRVAVTGDFEAAHTGGDNTGLVATDTMRNTVYALARDGLTESVEAFGKHLIRHFVTQGPRVERARVTFTQHTWARMPSGGQPHDHAFVRQMPKHTAWVEGDGQGFTVESGIEELYILKTTESGWAGFHRDAYTTLPDTHDRILATVVSARWTYAAPECDYDAVWQAVYTALLDTFPDHFSPSMQRTLYRIGEAVLTRCPEIERIHFSFPNRHHILYPLERYGLDNPGTIFHADAEPYGVIEGWVERA